The genomic window TTTCTGAGTATTTCTAGAAAATTATCGTTACAATATAAAAAGTTAGCTTATAATAAAACTTACAGACAAGATCAGCTTTGCAATTCTTGTAAAATTTCACACAATCTACTTAAATCATCTCTAAAAGTGTTAGAAGATAAGCTCGTCTTGGTCACATGCCAAGATTATTTAATTGTAAAGTATCAATAGATCCGCTACAAAAATGACTTAAATTTATGGTGTAAAGTTTAAAACCTTTATCCATGAATAAACAGCAACAGCAAGTCAAGGCTCGTAAAGATTGGCTTAAAATCTATTTAGAATCGGGGTCTGTAACGAAAACGGCTTTACGTTGTGGAATTGCAAGATCAACACTTCACCGATGGATAAAAAGGTATAAAGAAGAAGGAGAATAAGGACTGTCAGATAAGTCAAGACGTCCTAAAACCCTTACCAATACTAAGGTTACAAAAGAAACTGAATCTATTATCCTTGATTTAAGAGAGAAAAAAAGATGGCGAGCTGCAAGAATCTCAACCCATCTACTCAGAACGGGAACTTCATTATCTGCAATGACTGTTTGGCGGGTACTCTTTAAACACAAAGTTAATCCTGTAGTAAAAAGACGTAAAAAATCTGATTACAAAAGATACAGCAAGGAAATTCCAGAGGATAGAGTCCAGCCTGATGTTACTAAAATCAGGAATAAGGCTTATCAATTTACAGCTATTGATGACTGCACAAGAATTAAAGTTATTAGAGTTTACCCTAATAAAAAAGCAGAAAGTACGATACATTTTTTAGGTGAAATTTTGGATACATTCTATTTTCCTATACAGCATATTCAAACCGATTGGGGTACGGAATTACCATCAATTAATGTCAAATTGATGAAACCTAAAGGAGCTTTACTAGGATATCTACCCATAAGTTTTGCCCGTCGAATTCCATTTGCTGTATTCTGAGCTCTTCTTAAATTTTCAGCTTCTGGAACAGCCAAGTAAACAGCAAGCATAACAGTACTTTCAGGTACAGAAAAATCAATAGGTTGTTCAATAGCCATTGCCACAGTTTTATATTTTCGAAGCAGACCTATCATTTCATAAACGTATTCGACATTCCGACTAAATCGATCCCATTTGATAAATAAGATATTCTTGTCTTCTCCCGATGATTTCTTTTTAATTTCGGAGAATAATTCTTTCCATCCAGGTCGATTAAAATTTTTAGCAGAATAATCCTCCCGATAAATTCCTTTGACTTCAATATTGTTGTATTTACAATACTTTAGTAATCTATCCTCCTGTTCAGGTAGTGAGTAACCTTTTCTTTTTTGTTCGTCCGTACTTACACGGACGTATAAATAGGCTGACTTCATGTAATTAATGTATTTATTTGATTTACAAATTAATAATATAAAATAAGAAGCTGTATATATTATTCTAGTATTGATTTAAATTGTAAATACAGACTCAAATAAATATATTTATAGAGTCAACTCAATTTGATTTCAATTACGGATTTCCATAAAAATTTTATATAAAATTGATTTATTTTTGTGTAGATACTATCTCAAATTAACCCTAACTAATACTCATTATGAACACTGCACAAAAAGCACCTACTTTAAATAAGTTTACCGAAGAATTAGAAAACTTATTAAAAAAAAGAATTGGAGGGTCAGTAAATTTTAGAGGTATCTACTATCAAATATTATATGCATCTTATTTAATACTTAACGAGCTTAGAGGAACTTCCGAAAAATCGATAACAATGGAAGGTATTGAGGATATTGACTTAAATACCTCTCAAAATATTCTTAACGGTCAATTATACACTCAGGTTAAATCATCTGTAAATAAAATGGACGCCGGAAGTTTTTGGGATTTAGGAGTATTACAAAATTTCGCTGAAACTTTTGAAATTAATCCTAACAGCAAGTTTAAGTTAGTGTATAATATGGAAATTGCTAAAGGAAACCTTCAATCTTTAATGCATAAAAAGGATTTATCTGATTTCTGGCAGACAAAATTCATCACATTAAAATACAATATAAACTATAATGATTTATTATCAAATATCTCATTTGAATATAAAACATCGACAGAACTGTTCAATGATATTCTGATTTCATTATTTAAGGACTGGGGGATAAATAAAGGAACAGAACTTCAATTTTTAAGATCATTATTTTACAATGTCTTTATTTGGTCAAAAAATAGAGTTACAGTAACTAATACTGATATTATTGCCCTATTTCAGGATATAAAAGACTCTTACTCTAAAGCACCTATTAATAATGCGATATTAAATAATTGGATCATCAAAGTTTCATATGATATTACTGAAAGTCATAATGCAGAAGATTTTTATGATGGAAAAGCAGCAAGACCCGCTCATATCAAATTAGGATTACCTGTAAAAAGAAAGATTTGGCAAAAAAAAGTTTATGATAGTGTATTTGAATCAGATGTTACTGTGATTAGATCTTCAAGTGGACAAGGAAAATCTACCTTAGCGTGGCAAACGGGATATGATCAAAAAGAAAAAAACAATTATTCTATCTATGAATTACGAAGCTGTAAGGATTACAATGAAGCTAATTCTATTGCTGAATTTTTGGAATCTCGAATTCTAATTGGTGAAAAGCCTCTGTTAATTATAGATGGATTAAATACTTTAGTAGAATCGTGGTTTGAAATAGTTTCGATAACAAGAGATTTTCATGTAAAATATCTACTTACAACTAGACAAGAAGATTGGTTTCGATTTGGTGCTGACATTTCACGAATTAACCTAACTACCGTTGATATATCACTATCAATGGCTGAAGCCAAAGAAATGTTTGAAGAATTAAAAAGAAAAAAGAAAATACATCCGGATATTCAAAAATGGCAACCTGTATGGGAACAGATTCATCCAAAAGGACTACTGATTGAATACACATATCTTCTCACAAGAGGTCAAATGATAGAAGAACGACTTTCAGCACAAATAAACTATTTATCCAATTCGAAATCAGCAGGAGCAAAGTTAGAAATATTACGAATGATTTCTCTTGCGGATTGTTTAAATATTAAATTAAAGACAACAAAATTACTTAGTTATGTAAAAACGGAAATAGGATTCGAACAAGACCGAGGTGAGTTATTAAATGAATTGGAAAAAGAATATTTCCTAAATTTTGATGGTCATTTTGTAGAAGGCTTACATCCTGTTCGATCTCAACACTTAAAAGATTTATTGCACAAAAACATACCAATCGAGGAATCCCTTAAAAACCTATTTAAGATTATTACTGATGATTACAAACAGGATTTCTTTAATAATATTCCTTTTCTACTTGATCAAAACTATAAAAATGAATTTTACGAAACATTAGCAGAAATAGTTTCGGAAGACTCATTAGAAAATATTGTAGTCGCTGTTGATGGTATTATGCACGCTGAACCGCATCGATATTTGAATGAAAACAGATTAGAATTTGATGAAGCTTATAATATCGGAGGTATAGAATTATTTTCCGTAGCTTCTACTCCATTTTCCGAGCTTAATACTTTAGAGGAAATGTCAAACATTCTTGGTGAGCAAGGAGCTAATTTTAAACGATTAGCTGATTTAAAGAAAAGATTACCTAAATATCAATTTGAAAATTCCGATGTAGTTTTATTTGCAAACGCTTTAAAATTAAATTTACAGAAACGTACTTCAGCCATTATTTCATATAAAGGTCTTGGCTTTCTGGTAAAATGGTTTAGCCATTTAAAAATAGCCTTTAATATTCCATCAATAAACAACAATATCAGTATTGGCGAACTAATAAAAATGGATTTTAGCGAGGCGAAAGAATTAATGTCTTTTTTTAAATTAACTGATCTTATTGGATATAAGGATTTTATAACAAAAAACAAAGAGACGCTCTTCAGTTATCTTAAAGTCAGCACAAATTCAATTATTGTCGAAGACTCTGGGGATAAGATTAATATTAAATATCTTCTATTTGATCAAGATTCAAAACACGCCAATAATTTGAGTGTATCTAGGATTGAGGATGTTTTTGAATTCTTTCCATTCTATGAACAGTATTGTACTGAGGGCTTAATGTTCCCGTTTCCTTCCGAAGAAATGACTACTACAGTTAGAGATGATTCACGTAAACAAATGACTCCGGCCTCAATTGGGAATTCTTTTGATATTCATCTCAACCAGATCTGGTATAATGAAATACAGAAAATGTATTTAGACTCTTCTGCTTACAGTTGGCAAGAGAGAATAATAAACATTAGGAAATTAGCTTTGGAATGGGTTAAAATTGTTACAAGGATGATAGATGGATTATTAGAAGGCAACAAGAATAAAATTCAAAAAAATGTCACTGAATTACAGCATAAAGGAGAACTTCTTAACAACACTATAAAGCTTAAGAAAAAATATCCAATTTATAAAAAGTATAATGAAAAGAATAATGCTGTTGAAGGCGAAAAAGAAATAGGCTCTTGGATTAGTTCCCTTACAAATATTAATAGTCAAATATTCAACATTTTCCTACCAAAAAAAGAACAAGACAGAAGAGTGGCATTAATTAATTTCAAAGGTGTTTATTTTGACTTAGAAGCACTGCAAAATGCGTTTAGAATTATTGAAAATAAAACAATTGCTTATTTTGACTCGGAGAGCATTTGCTTAGAAGAAAATATACATTATGAAAGACTTTATGCTTCTATTTTATATTATTTATCACAAATCCCGCTAGAAGATAAAATGCCTGTTCCAGTTGGGAGAAAGGCTGTTGAAGAATGGTGGATGAAGGCAAAAAACGCAAAGCTTGATGATCTCAATCATTCTCTAACAATAATTGAGGCTAGTTCGGATTTTAAATTCAATTATCCTAATGGAATAGAAGAAACTGACACCATTACTTATTTGACAATTGGAATAATCGATTTTGATTTTTCTGATACTCAGAGCTTGGAAAGTTTATTATTCTCATTAGGTATTTTGAGAGATTTGGATTATCAATTTATTACGATTATCAGTGTAAAAGATAATATAGCAGTTAGTGGCTTTAGAATAAATAAAGAACTCATTAACGCTTATGATGACTTAATAACAGGCGCTGAAAATATTGATATCAATTTTCCGGCACTTCCTGTTGCAATTGAAGAAAAAATAATAAAATATTTGCCTGGAGTTTTACTTCCGGAAAAATCTGTGAACGGCGATCTAGATAAGAAATTTGAAATTTTGATTACATTATGGAAGTTATCAGAATTTAAAAGACATCTAAATAAAAATTCCTCTATTGAAATGAAATGGTTGAAAGATCTTAACGTAGAGTCGGAAATTATAAACAGTTTAAATTCTTTAAACATCTCATCCCAAAGCTTTACCAAATTCGTTGAGAGAGGCTTAGAACCAAACCATATTTATGAAGTTGAAAGCATAACTAACGAATTATATAAACAAATTACTTCGCATGCATAATTAAAATTTAAAAGGTTCTAAATACAACGTGAAACTAACTATTTTCAAATTCAATAAAAAATTATTAAAAGTTATCTCTAGAAACTAAAGAAGAAAGCTACAAAGATTTGCATCAATGAGATTTAACCCAACCGTGGTTTAAAGAAAAAAATAACAGCAATATCTAGTTAGAATTTTCTGAATTTTCCGGAGTTTTTCTTTAATCAATAAATGTGTTTAAAAGCAATCGTACAATCAAAGTGAAGAAAATTTAACAATAGAAATATATTTTAATTATTTGACATAGTATATAAATAATTAGCATTATTAATATTCAGTTCCTTAATTGGATACGAATATTAAATTGAGTAACATTGTATTTTTTTGAACATTACCATGAAATATCAAATTTATGATTATAAGTTATACTAAACGAAGTAAAACATATCAATTTTGTAAGCCATCTGCTGATTACA from Chryseobacterium wanjuense includes these protein-coding regions:
- a CDS encoding helix-turn-helix domain-containing protein, translating into MNKQQQQVKARKDWLKIYLESGSVTKTALRCGIARSTLHRWIKRYKEEGE
- a CDS encoding recombinase family protein, with the protein product MKSAYLYVRVSTDEQKRKGYSLPEQEDRLLKYCKYNNIEVKGIYREDYSAKNFNRPGWKELFSEIKKKSSGEDKNILFIKWDRFSRNVEYVYEMIGLLRKYKTVAMAIEQPIDFSVPESTVMLAVYLAVPEAENLRRAQNTANGIRRAKLMGRYPSKAPLGFINLTLIDGNSVPQSV